One part of the Alistipes onderdonkii genome encodes these proteins:
- a CDS encoding TlpA family protein disulfide reductase, protein MKRILPLLAAVIALTTVLPGKAQTGKYYIDGRETTREELLKLPAGAIESMANSVENGLPVVRIKLKPEGGEQAPATGQQEKNAATPHEKAMQLVRGIYEQHTLLKEGDLAADFRAAKYAGGDLTLTALRGKVVLLNFWATWCGPCLRELAPEALPKIILERFAADSEFVFLPVAYTDSKESLDKFFAGDEQHNYAYLRDLTAMDPDKRVFGLYAEQGVPRSFVIDRNGRIVLGSLGAAQEELERMAAAIEKELSR, encoded by the coding sequence ATGAAACGAATCCTTCCGCTCCTGGCGGCCGTGATCGCATTGACAACCGTACTCCCCGGCAAGGCGCAAACCGGCAAATATTACATCGACGGACGGGAAACAACCCGTGAAGAGCTGTTGAAACTTCCCGCGGGCGCAATCGAATCCATGGCGAATTCGGTGGAAAACGGATTGCCCGTAGTGCGTATAAAATTAAAACCCGAAGGCGGGGAACAGGCTCCGGCCACCGGGCAACAGGAAAAAAACGCTGCGACCCCGCATGAAAAAGCGATGCAGCTGGTACGTGGAATCTATGAGCAGCACACCCTGCTCAAGGAGGGCGACCTGGCGGCCGATTTCCGGGCTGCGAAATATGCCGGAGGGGATCTCACGCTTACAGCTCTGCGTGGCAAAGTCGTGCTGCTGAACTTCTGGGCTACCTGGTGCGGCCCCTGCCTGCGGGAACTGGCGCCGGAAGCCCTGCCGAAAATCATTCTCGAACGGTTTGCCGCAGACAGCGAATTCGTATTCCTGCCGGTCGCCTATACCGATTCGAAAGAGAGTCTCGACAAGTTTTTCGCAGGCGACGAACAGCATAATTACGCTTATCTGCGCGACCTGACGGCAATGGATCCGGACAAACGGGTATTCGGCCTTTATGCGGAGCAGGGCGTCCCGCGCTCCTTCGTAATCGACCGCAACGGCCGCATCGTCCTCGGGTCGCTGGGTGCGGCACAGGAGGAGCTGGAACGCATGGCCGCGGCTATCGAAAAAGAACTTTCCAGATAA